In Silurus meridionalis isolate SWU-2019-XX chromosome 11, ASM1480568v1, whole genome shotgun sequence, the sequence CTGAAATACACtatgaccctgaccagaataaagcagttactgTAGATGAATGGACAGCCAGAGgcaataacattttattgacagATGCTAAATTTGTTTGGAGAACGTCTGACTAGTTTAGATGTGTCCTGCTTGGTTTGGCTGCTGCTCTTCACACTCTATGCCTTATTATCAGCTTCAATCAATTATTAGGCAGACtaaaaattgaaatgaaattgtatttggcttctgttttattttcttatatctaAATCTTATATATGAACATacactacatgaacaaaagtttgtggacacctgagcataacaTTCTATTCCACAgataatccccatttgctgttataaaaaactGCAAACATCTGGGAAGATTctccagtagattttggagtgtgcttgtgaagattattggtactgatgtagggtgaggagttCTGGAacgcagtcagcattccaattcatcccacttgtcccattcaagatcttctactccaacctgGGTAAACCATCTTCATAAACTTTGTTTTTGTGCACAGTGGTATTGTCATGTCATTCTGGTTGTCATATTGCTAtaagtgaagggagaatttcaAGCTACTGGATCCAAAAACattaatacaattgtgtggctctTGTATTCAAACTTTGTATTCACAGTTtagggaaaaaacacaaatggttggaaaaaaatcaggtgtcccaatccctttgtccatatagtgtatagaaaAAATACTAACATTTgccattacattaaaaatatgcttaataaagaaggaaaatcggtattataatagaatatattaACTGATTGCAGAGcaatggtctggtgtccactgTATTTTCTGCCTTCCACAGATTTCTCTGTTGCTCACCTCATCCAGTTCCTTCCTGGTCTCCTCCTCCATCCTGCGAATGTCATCCATGTTTAGTTCAATCCAGTTATCAATCCAACAGAAAAGCTGCCGGTGGAAATTAGTGAACAGGCGTTTCTCTTGCTGTTgacagaaagaaatgaaaagagagTTGAATGAAGAAAACAATGACTGATACAAAAATGATACTGAAATGATCAGCTGCATATTAACTGTACAtcttactatatatatatatatatatatatatatatatatatatatatatatatatatatatatatatatatatatagtatatatctgtttctaaaaaataaatcaacacctaCCCGAATGCTTTATTTACAACTGCATTAACcacttttttctattctttcttcATGTCTAAATCACTGTCTGGGTGAAATCACACATACAGTTGTTGGAGACAGCGATTTACAAGCAGAGGACAAAAAGAGGGTTTGTTTAAGTTGTTTTGCTGCAAATAGCATGCAGTTTTTTCTGCTTGAATGCACTCTACATTAAACTGCTCCCTAATTGCTCAGGAGCAACAAACTGTTTCAAACATTTCAGATACTTCTGATTTCAAAATCTGTCACAACACTGCATGAGGTATTTGTAAATTGGATGTTTACTGTAATATCCCAAACAGGTGAAGTTTTGCCAGTTTTTGATAACAATAACACAATAGAAACTGGTATCTGAATCAAACAATATAAAGGTTGGTATTGTcgattctgtaaaaaaaaaaaaaaaaagacctgacCAATCGAAGTTGTATAACATGGGGGAAAAATAACTAGCAAATATGATATGCACTGCTTACTAATTAATAGAATTcattcataataaaatatttacttaaaaCTCATTATTGTTACAGTCAGTGTTGAATAGTAGCTGGATACAAGAAGCAGTGATAGTAGAACAAGCAGCATGAAAGAAGCTGAGTTATTTTATAGTAATGTAGTAACTGCagtaaaatgtagtaaagtagAGGTGTAGTATAAAATATCTAGCTTTtctgataataaaaaatagcttTTCTGTAATAGGAAGTAGTTTCAATGCAGTTTACCTTTACTCGGTTGAATGTAGTACAACTATCTACTTTGATCAAATGTCGAATGTAAGTCGAGTTATAGCTTAGCGATTTTAAATCCTGACTAGCCTGTAGCTAGTGTTACACTTCCAAAGTGACTTCAACAAAACTGCCAacattatagaaaaataaaacattaatttctAATTAATACTTCATTTTCTACATcgacattttcttttacaatgcTTGCTAGTTCAACAAGCTACTGATTTTTTTGGCTAGAAATCTGTTGAAAGTTTTAGACTTGTCGTGGGCAATTATTATCAATAGCAACAAATACCAAAAAAAGAACTCAATGAAATTTAAGATCAATCTCAGATCAATCTAAGTATTGCAAAATGTGCAATTCCCCATATCTgaataataaaatctgttttatgtttgtggtacaatccaagagagATTCGCTCCAATACCAGTAAGctattggctgttgcatgtcggtctcatttgtagtcgtaatacagtataaagtatacaaattacaaactacaacacaaagaaaactaaccagcaaaaacattttaaagtgctGCTGGAGCATTTCAATTAGCGTTAGAGGTAGCTTTACATGGACATTGGAAAATTAAgacatgttattattatttaatatcagcaaatttatgttgttttaagacctaaaatgtagatttttttactttggacttttttttttaggaccgCACGGAAACCCTGAATAAAGCCAGGCATTATTCAACAAAGCACCCAAAAGcacagtccacacacagtcTTAATATATGCTCTTATCAGTCATATGTCTAATGCCTACATTActcattattttctaaaaagcAGCATGTAATTTAAATATGGCTGCTTCTGAGCTAAAACCAATACCAATAGCACTACTACTTAAACAATTTGGCTAAATCTattcttttttgaacatctatTACTCTTGACAAAACACAATATGTTCAATATGCTCAAGTGTGCTGATACTAATGACCAGTGGcgggcagtcagggccagcaaagtcttctctgctggcctaaacactatcagaagcactgacctacatttacaacctaaattctaatatttgttccatgaaattgtattaatttattcctaacagtttattctcttcatttcatagcctttctcttggctgcactgcttccagtacgtgtatgtggatgttacatttcagaaaagagtttgttcaccacttccagaccagtggtaccactggattacagcctctgaggagcggtgcaaattatgagtctgcatctctggtgagtagtttgtattttattaaattgtaaaagtttttgtcatgttattagacaaatattgattctaaactgctccagatgatgtaggtggcacagttgcgtatgtagtgtagatgtttcgagcttgctttagtaaaatggtattcaccctacATACGCGAAATGCCTCGCTCTCTGTAATGCctcgcgttgttatattgcgtttttgtacagtattgatggtttctataattcaGAGGTGATAGTGGTGGCATTAAGAgttggattaagtcgggtaagtccccactgaaggcccaggtaccaaatgcaaaaaaaattatatcatgCATGCCAAAAACACATGATAATGGGCagtttaaaagataaaaattacCATATATATTCTAACCTCAACTTACATCACTGTAGTGTTTGACTGTTTGTATTCTACTTATATTaagctttttaaatattagagGAACTGCTTTAAAAATGACTAAGAATTTAATTTGCACTGTTTGACAAAGACCGCATAGTTGACAGCTTAAGAGTATAAGGGCTTCTCAGAGGACCATTTGAGGCCACACATGTCCTCAGAGTTGAATGCACTAAAGCTCACCTTCTGAATGAAGCTCTCCACTTTGTTTTGCAGTCCCCACCATTTGAATTTCACAGTTACCAGCTTGTAAGCACACATGTGCGGACATTCTGTCTTTTTGGGTAGTTCTTtctgtgaacacacacagatacacaaagtatgtaaaaaaattgaaaatctTAATAAAAAGAGATATTAGACGAAAGATATTGTGAGCATTGTGCACCTTCCAGTCAGGCCCCAAAGGTCCTCGTCCAGTCTTGACAGATTTAAACTTGGCTGGATCTTCTTCTGGCTTGTAGTCCTGCAGAGGGCAGcattacaccacacacataacAGCTCAAAATCATGTGCCTATTTCTCCAAAATGACCCATTCAGCTGCAAAATGACTGAGTGGGGACAACCGAATGCACTGAACCATTGAGTCAGACACTTCATCCTCTGTCTGGTGATTTATTTCTGTGGCTCTAGAGTCCTGTTTACAGGTTTCTGACTTCATGAAACAACACTTGTTTATGAAGACTTGCAAGAGCTCAGTAAATTGTGTCAGACCAGGAAAGATGTATTGGATTACCTGGACTAGACCTAATACCAATACTGCAATGTCATCACATAATTAAGTCACAGTTTTGTGaactgtttaaaatatattcacGCAGTGAGATGTTATACAAAAAAAGCATAGTATTTGTAGTCAACGTACATAAACTGATTAAATTCGCATGCTCAAGATACTCTACACTGCATGCAGGAAATTTCAGCGATTTTCCTGTTTGGGTAAATGGTTAAtgggtttttttctatttatttctacaaTGGGAAGTTGGGAAACAGGGCAGATCATATTCTAAAAAAAAGCACCATTGATATTTGAGATACTGATATATAATCAAACTCGTATTAAACAGGAAAAGATTCTATAAGACTTAAAAagcatatataatttataatagtgTGAAAGAAGGCAATGAGTTGCGACTGATTTCTGGTAACTTTTCTCAATCTACAGTGAAATTGTCCCCTGAGCCATgatggtttgtgtttttctgttttttatatgcattttaacattttaaaataattaaatttactCTGTGTTGAATttgtttatgttcaaaattGTTCAACTAGATTCTGTATATTCGGGGTTTCAAATGACAGATAATAACCTATTCATCCTTCCTCTTTTACTCAGCCTAGACAAGAAGCGCGTCCTTACCTTCGGCTCCACATGACTTCTGTCAGCGATGTCAATATACACCACATCGACCTTCTTCCAAGTGTCAGGGTCCAGACCGTGCACCTGCACAGACCaggaatatacacacacaaagtcacaTCCTCTGAGAAAAAAGTGACCCCCAGCCTGTGGCCTTTCAGCTAAATGAAGAGTACTCACATTCTCCTGATGACCCATGTCAGGTTTATGCCATGTTTCTATCTTGATGAGGAAATTCTCTTTCATGTACTCATTCTGCAGGATGAAATCATTGTTTTTAAtagcatacagtatattaaataaatctcaGGGAAGttatatttgacatttattggtgtgcgtgtgtgtgtgtgtgtgtgtgtgtgtgttgcagtggcCTGTGTGAGGTGAGGTGAAGGTGGTCATCTACTCACTGTGATTACTGTAGAAATGGAGAGCAAGGacaagaaaggagaaaaaacatcagatatattttatattgaattcttatatataatatatattttatataatatatattatatgtacagtatagatagatagatagatagatagatagatagatagatagatagatagatagatagatagatagatagatagatagatagagttcATTTCCATATAAGGTATACGTTCCTATGCACAGTATAtactatacaaatatataaaaaaactctgTGTGGTAAAGGGGGGGCATGTTTTTATATGTGGATAAGGATTACTGATGGTAGCACAGTATTAATAAGCTGCATTCCTTTAACTATGTCAATGAATTTTCCTTAGGAGGATTGTGAgacaatggtgtgtgtgtgtgtatgtgtgtgtatgtgtgtgtatgcgtgtgtgtgtgtgtgtgttcgccaTTAGGGTAACCTCAGTTCCCTGCACTGTAACTCCACTCCCACTCTGCTCAATCagttaattatttaacagacagatagaagtgggtgattgtgtgtgtgtgtgtgtgcgtgtgtgtgcgcgcgtgtgtgcgtgttacCTGTGCGACAGTATGGATAAGCATTCCAGGCTTTCTCATGAATGTTGAGAGCTGAAGCGGGTGCTAGCATTCTCACAAACGATGGAACTttactacaaaaaaacaaaaacgggAAGCACAAATGGGTCGAACAGAGGCTTGTGTTACACAAAAGATCTCCCCAGCATGTGCAGATGATTACTCACCTCTGCAGGTgatagattttgtgtgtgtattggcctttttctccatctttctcatACGGTTCGTTCTTCAGGACCTCAACGCCCTCTCCTCCCCCTGTCTCATTCTTACTTGCCTCGGCTACTGAGTACAGCTGACCTACCTGGTActgtacaaaacaaacacacatacacaaacagactTTCTAAGCCCAGCACTTTACctctaaacataaaaacaaactcTTGTGACATTTGGAGTGCATATAATCCAAAATAATACtttaatattcaatattatacCATTATCAAGTATCAAGTATGACTGCcatgtctctcactctctgcctCCCCCAGCCTCTATTTTGTCCCTTTTTGGCCATTATTTTatgaaatgcacacacacacatgctgaacaaaggcttctttcagtccttaatCACCTCTACGATTGTGCAA encodes:
- the pitpnab gene encoding phosphatidylinositol transfer protein alpha isoform isoform X1, encoding MRRAPSGRAGSGALAENDTGAARAVGQTAGKTERQLQQGITAPISPKHTAKAATMLIKEFRVILPISVEEYQVGQLYSVAEASKNETGGGEGVEVLKNEPYEKDGEKGQYTHKIYHLQSKVPSFVRMLAPASALNIHEKAWNAYPYCRTVITNEYMKENFLIKIETWHKPDMGHQENVHGLDPDTWKKVDVVYIDIADRSHVEPKDYKPEEDPAKFKSVKTGRGPLGPDWKKELPKKTECPHMCAYKLVTVKFKWWGLQNKVESFIQKQEKRLFTNFHRQLFCWIDNWIELNMDDIRRMEEETRKELDEMRVKDPVKGMVALED
- the pitpnab gene encoding phosphatidylinositol transfer protein alpha isoform isoform X2; the protein is MTASVWLRLHSNGGRGSWVMLTEMPKYQVGQLYSVAEASKNETGGGEGVEVLKNEPYEKDGEKGQYTHKIYHLQSKVPSFVRMLAPASALNIHEKAWNAYPYCRTVITNEYMKENFLIKIETWHKPDMGHQENVHGLDPDTWKKVDVVYIDIADRSHVEPKDYKPEEDPAKFKSVKTGRGPLGPDWKKELPKKTECPHMCAYKLVTVKFKWWGLQNKVESFIQKQEKRLFTNFHRQLFCWIDNWIELNMDDIRRMEEETRKELDEMRVKDPVKGMVALED